A genomic region of [Eubacterium] eligens ATCC 27750 contains the following coding sequences:
- a CDS encoding IS110 family RNA-guided transposase, translated as MNCTQNKKIEQVKETTMIVGIDVGSEKHYFRAFNWRGIELTRKPVAFSNSMEGFNSFYNTIVELMQKSELEEALVGIEPTGHYWFDLGQFMGEKDIKFVMVNPHHVHKTKELDDNSPSKNDRKDPRVIAGLVRDGRYFYSYMPTGAYAELRNASNRRFVLVEEQTRAKNRLQKWIAVYFPEYKGIYTHIDAKGGMLVLKKAPTPEEIVRLGVEGIIKIWKDAKLRGNGHKKAMLILAAAMRSIGLKAGLTEARMEIQDLIEDYELQTKRLERVNDLIKGLCQQVRYADKLLEIKGIGITTVAGFIAEVGDITRFDSTKELQKLAGLELVADSSGKHNGKTKISKRGRKRLRYLLFEAAISVVGKNEEFKEIHRYYTTREKNPLKKMQSLIVVACKLIRVFHAILTKGIRYDASKMLKDIRHPGEQLKAA; from the coding sequence ATGAATTGTACACAAAACAAGAAGATTGAGCAAGTAAAAGAAACAACAATGATTGTTGGCATTGATGTTGGCAGTGAAAAGCATTATTTCAGAGCTTTTAACTGGAGAGGCATCGAACTTACCAGAAAGCCTGTAGCGTTTTCAAACTCTATGGAGGGATTCAACAGCTTTTACAATACGATTGTGGAACTGATGCAGAAAAGTGAACTTGAAGAGGCACTGGTAGGAATAGAGCCAACTGGTCACTACTGGTTTGATCTTGGGCAGTTCATGGGTGAAAAGGACATAAAGTTTGTAATGGTAAACCCGCACCATGTGCATAAGACCAAAGAATTAGATGACAACAGTCCATCTAAAAATGACAGGAAAGATCCTCGTGTTATTGCAGGGCTTGTAAGGGATGGACGGTATTTTTATTCATATATGCCGACAGGTGCATATGCAGAACTGCGGAATGCGTCAAACCGTCGATTTGTGCTTGTAGAAGAACAGACAAGGGCGAAGAACCGTCTGCAGAAATGGATTGCAGTGTATTTCCCAGAATATAAGGGAATTTATACACACATAGATGCCAAGGGAGGAATGTTGGTGTTAAAAAAGGCACCAACACCTGAGGAGATAGTAAGACTTGGAGTGGAAGGTATCATAAAGATATGGAAAGACGCTAAACTTCGAGGAAATGGTCATAAGAAGGCTATGTTGATTCTTGCGGCAGCAATGAGAAGCATAGGATTAAAAGCAGGTCTTACAGAAGCCCGGATGGAGATACAGGATCTGATAGAGGATTATGAACTCCAGACAAAACGCCTTGAAAGGGTCAATGACCTGATCAAAGGACTGTGCCAACAGGTCAGGTATGCGGATAAGCTGCTTGAAATAAAAGGCATAGGAATAACAACAGTAGCAGGTTTCATAGCAGAAGTTGGCGATATTACGCGCTTTGATAGCACGAAAGAACTTCAGAAACTGGCGGGATTGGAACTGGTGGCAGATAGTTCCGGTAAGCACAACGGAAAGACAAAGATAAGTAAAAGAGGGCGCAAGCGTCTCAGATATTTACTTTTCGAGGCAGCGATATCGGTGGTGGGAAAAAATGAAGAATTCAAAGAAATCCACAGGTATTATACCACCAGAGAAAAGAATCCATTAAAAAAGATGCAGTCGCTGATAGTAGTAGCATGTAAGCTGATAAGAGTATTCCATGCGATTCTAACTAAGGGAATCAGATATGATGCATCAAAGATGTTGAAAGATATCAGACATCCGGGAGAACAGTTAAAGGCTGCGTAA
- a CDS encoding PF20097 family protein, with amino-acid sequence MICPKCNKEMRKGYLFSSKDGAFSFADEVPGVFTNAKTAKGFVEITPLKASHRTKVEACICENCRIVASCIIQSVKSK; translated from the coding sequence ATGATTTGTCCAAAATGTAATAAGGAAATGCGAAAAGGATACCTTTTCAGCAGTAAAGACGGCGCATTCAGCTTTGCCGATGAAGTGCCTGGAGTATTCACAAATGCGAAAACAGCCAAAGGATTTGTTGAAATCACACCGCTTAAGGCGAGCCACAGAACGAAAGTGGAAGCATGCATATGTGAGAATTGCAGGATAGTAGCTTCCTGTATAATTCAAAGTGTAAAGAGTAAATGA
- a CDS encoding helix-turn-helix domain-containing protein, with product MLRSFAGKTQEDIAEVIGISRQAYAKWERGETIPDIEKCGRLAEFYGVTMDSLIKDDVQLEGQKMAPAPKGKHMWGVVTVNDRGQIVIPKEARETFGLVNGSRLVVLGDDNEGIALVKAEQFEEKLSMAMSVLSKDIKE from the coding sequence ATGCTGAGGTCGTTTGCGGGGAAGACTCAGGAGGATATCGCAGAGGTTATTGGAATATCGAGGCAGGCGTATGCCAAATGGGAGCGTGGTGAAACAATTCCTGATATTGAAAAATGCGGCAGACTTGCAGAATTTTATGGCGTGACGATGGATTCCTTAATAAAGGATGATGTGCAGCTTGAAGGGCAGAAGATGGCACCAGCACCGAAAGGCAAACACATGTGGGGTGTTGTCACAGTGAATGACCGCGGTCAGATAGTTATTCCTAAAGAGGCTAGAGAGACTTTTGGACTGGTGAATGGCAGCAGGCTGGTTGTGCTTGGCGATGACAATGAGGGCATAGCGCTTGTTAAAGCGGAGCAGTTTGAAGAGAAACTTAGCATGGCAATGTCGGTTCTTAGTAAAGATATTAAGGAATGA
- a CDS encoding AAA domain-containing protein has protein sequence MNTVCRDIFRAIHEGKWLSIEYKNGKNEITKYWIGIVEIDPIKKSMIVQGLHLAQYTTRNLYVFIDSIQSSCVIEGSYFEPNQKLIDDINQNPVKYKRIFDNVANLKILNYLIDCNKMDSVPYKTDYALIDNFDGEWNGNYKLDETQFRQIVTKFQYKTHDEYANKTIKQLAINVLSINTPKGLYVLAYRKLRLDVAKHMLRQDDEITICMEFALEKNKTEAKFSVRKFLDADDYELLNDFDKNQELIKDKITKYNSHINGVDDMPYVIAIGRNVMVDLHKEYEAINKMYENNEVTIPIKAFFGELLKQVDRRKNYPITLLDKRINLDQLLAIHNAMKYPLAYIQGPPGTGKTNTIVNTMVTAFFNEKTVLFASYNNHPIDGVCDKLKAIKYRNKGAIPFPIIRLGNDRCVLEALNYIKELYEKTKDITIFDSTLEKNKDDKTKRTAELTKLLEKHEHKIELKEREEAIQKMIDVNNHLTFQTELQGVQLAEVKDKLSKIGDITDEQALKLVEQDEEVFKKYLYYTSAKYIQRLKEPKNQDLMAIVECEDERKKVQQFNSYIRQEENLKKFQRIFPIIATTSISAHKIGKPGTYFDMVIMDEASQGNIAMSLVPIIRGRSLMLVGDPQQLSPVILLNQTDNEKLKKIYGITSEYDYIKNSIYKTYLACDAVSEEILLSHHYRCNRKIISFNNKKYYNNKLVINSAGKSDTPLILKNITGETTHYKNTAPREAEEIIEYIKNNSDKSIGIITPFSNQKELINEMLKENKIDDVPCGTVHAFQGDEKDVVLFSLALTQQTNQGTYDWLKNNKELINVATSRAKDQLVILTDVNQLRRLHNDKDDDIYELVKYVNTNGESQVTARETSSRALGIKPYSTQTEAAFLTTLNHALNNVLNTNNRCVVQKEVSIAHVFQENTSYDDLFYTGRFDFVVYEKGYKGQDIPILAIELDGKEHRENSMVKARDEMKNKICKEHGFELIRVENSYARRYNYIKNILIQYFKSIR, from the coding sequence ATGAATACAGTTTGCAGAGATATATTCAGAGCCATTCATGAGGGGAAATGGTTAAGTATTGAATATAAAAATGGGAAAAATGAAATAACAAAATACTGGATAGGAATTGTTGAAATTGATCCAATAAAAAAATCTATGATAGTACAAGGATTACATTTGGCACAATATACAACCAGAAATTTATATGTTTTTATTGATTCAATACAATCATCATGTGTTATTGAGGGTTCATATTTTGAGCCAAATCAGAAATTAATAGATGATATCAATCAGAATCCTGTTAAATATAAAAGAATATTTGATAATGTTGCCAATTTGAAAATACTAAATTATTTAATAGATTGTAATAAAATGGATTCAGTTCCATACAAAACTGATTATGCATTAATTGATAATTTTGATGGTGAATGGAATGGAAATTATAAGCTTGATGAAACTCAGTTCAGGCAGATTGTTACAAAATTTCAATATAAAACACATGATGAATATGCAAATAAAACTATTAAGCAGCTTGCTATTAATGTTTTGAGTATTAATACACCTAAAGGGCTATATGTATTAGCTTATCGTAAGTTGAGATTAGATGTAGCTAAACATATGTTGAGGCAGGATGATGAAATAACTATTTGTATGGAATTTGCACTTGAAAAGAATAAAACAGAAGCAAAGTTTAGTGTAAGAAAATTTTTGGATGCAGATGATTATGAATTGTTAAATGATTTTGATAAAAATCAGGAATTAATAAAGGATAAAATTACAAAATATAATTCCCATATTAATGGTGTAGATGATATGCCTTATGTAATTGCAATAGGTCGAAATGTTATGGTTGATCTTCATAAAGAATATGAAGCCATAAATAAAATGTATGAGAATAATGAGGTAACAATACCAATAAAAGCTTTTTTTGGTGAACTTCTCAAGCAGGTAGATAGAAGAAAGAATTATCCGATAACATTGTTAGATAAAAGAATTAATCTTGATCAGTTATTGGCTATACATAATGCAATGAAATATCCATTGGCATATATTCAGGGTCCTCCGGGAACAGGGAAAACTAATACAATTGTTAATACAATGGTGACAGCTTTTTTTAACGAAAAAACTGTTTTGTTTGCATCATATAATAATCATCCGATAGACGGAGTATGCGACAAATTGAAGGCTATTAAATATAGAAATAAAGGTGCTATACCATTCCCAATTATTAGGTTAGGAAACGACAGATGTGTTTTAGAAGCATTAAATTATATTAAAGAGTTATATGAAAAAACCAAGGATATAACCATATTTGATAGTACTCTTGAAAAAAACAAAGATGATAAAACAAAAAGGACGGCAGAATTAACAAAGCTTCTTGAGAAACATGAGCATAAGATTGAGTTAAAGGAAAGAGAAGAAGCAATTCAAAAAATGATAGATGTGAATAATCATCTTACATTTCAGACAGAACTTCAAGGAGTACAATTAGCAGAAGTTAAAGATAAGTTATCTAAGATAGGTGATATTACAGATGAACAAGCTTTAAAATTGGTGGAGCAAGATGAGGAAGTATTTAAAAAGTATTTATATTATACATCAGCTAAATATATACAAAGACTTAAAGAGCCAAAGAATCAGGATTTGATGGCTATTGTAGAATGTGAAGACGAACGAAAAAAGGTTCAACAATTTAATTCTTATATTAGACAAGAAGAAAATTTGAAAAAATTTCAAAGAATATTTCCTATAATTGCTACTACATCTATATCAGCTCATAAAATTGGTAAACCAGGCACATATTTTGATATGGTTATTATGGATGAAGCAAGTCAGGGAAATATTGCAATGTCACTAGTGCCAATTATTAGAGGAAGAAGTCTGATGTTAGTTGGAGACCCACAACAATTGAGCCCAGTAATTCTTTTAAATCAGACTGATAATGAAAAATTGAAGAAAATATATGGTATAACATCAGAATATGATTATATTAAAAATTCAATATATAAAACTTATCTCGCATGTGATGCAGTAAGTGAAGAAATATTGTTAAGCCATCATTACAGATGTAATAGAAAGATAATCTCTTTTAATAATAAGAAATATTATAATAACAAATTAGTTATTAATAGTGCGGGAAAATCAGATACACCTCTTATTTTAAAAAATATTACAGGAGAAACAACGCATTATAAAAATACTGCGCCAAGAGAGGCAGAAGAGATAATTGAATATATAAAAAATAATAGTGATAAAAGTATCGGAATAATAACTCCATTTTCAAATCAAAAAGAATTAATCAATGAAATGTTAAAGGAAAATAAAATTGATGATGTTCCATGTGGTACAGTTCATGCATTTCAAGGAGACGAAAAAGATGTGGTTTTATTTTCATTAGCATTAACTCAACAAACAAACCAAGGAACATATGACTGGCTAAAGAATAATAAAGAACTTATAAATGTTGCTACATCTAGAGCAAAAGATCAGTTGGTTATATTGACAGATGTTAATCAGTTAAGAAGACTACATAATGATAAAGATGATGATATTTATGAACTTGTTAAATATGTAAATACAAATGGAGAATCACAGGTAACTGCTAGAGAAACATCTTCGAGAGCATTAGGAATTAAACCATATAGTACACAAACAGAAGCAGCATTTTTAACAACATTAAATCATGCATTGAATAATGTGCTTAATACTAATAACAGATGTGTAGTTCAAAAGGAAGTTAGTATTGCACATGTTTTTCAAGAAAATACATCTTATGATGATTTATTTTACACGGGAAGATTTGATTTTGTTGTATATGAAAAAGGATATAAAGGGCAGGATATTCCTATATTGGCAATTGAATTGGATGGAAAAGAACATCGTGAAAATTCAATGGTAAAAGCAAGAGATGAAATGAAAAACAAAATATGTAAGGAACATGGATTTGAACTTATAAGAGTAGAAAATTCATATGCACGTAGATATAATTATATAAAAAATATTTTAATACAGTATTTTAAAAGTATAAGATGA
- a CDS encoding dicarboxylate/amino acid:cation symporter has product MKKNSIFRSLPFKLLVGVIAGVLVGLLLSSTDGNAFSRAILNIVVTLKYILNQIINFCIPLIIIAFIAPSITQMGKNASKLLLIAVTIAYTSSVGAAFFSTASGYLLIPHLSISSTADGLKELPAAVFELSIPQIMPVMSALVFSIMIGLAAAWTKAELISNILEEFQKIVLAIVSRIMIPILPFFIGLTFCGLSYEGSITKQVPVFLKIIIIVLIGHYIWMTLLYTIAGLYSKKNPIEVIRHYGPAYLTSIGTMSSAATLAVALQCAGKSKVLRKDMVSFGIPLFANIHLCGSVLTEVFFCMTVSKILYGTIPSAGTMILFCVLLGIFAIGAPGVPGGTVMASLGLITGVLGFNDTGTALMLTIFALQDSFGTACNVTGDGALTLILTGYAERHGIKEGTDN; this is encoded by the coding sequence ATGAAGAAAAATAGTATTTTTCGCAGCCTGCCGTTTAAATTGCTGGTGGGCGTTATTGCCGGCGTCCTGGTGGGACTGCTGTTAAGTTCAACTGATGGCAATGCATTTTCACGCGCCATTTTGAATATTGTTGTAACTCTGAAATATATTCTCAATCAGATAATTAATTTCTGCATACCTCTGATAATCATTGCATTTATTGCACCTTCGATTACTCAGATGGGTAAAAATGCATCAAAGCTTCTTCTGATTGCAGTTACAATCGCATATACATCATCAGTTGGTGCTGCATTTTTCTCTACAGCATCCGGATATCTTTTGATACCACATTTGTCAATATCCTCTACTGCTGATGGATTGAAAGAGCTTCCGGCTGCGGTTTTCGAATTATCAATCCCGCAGATAATGCCTGTTATGAGCGCACTCGTGTTCTCAATTATGATTGGACTTGCTGCCGCATGGACAAAAGCAGAATTGATTTCAAATATTCTTGAAGAATTCCAGAAAATCGTGCTTGCGATAGTTTCAAGAATCATGATACCGATTCTTCCATTTTTCATCGGACTTACTTTCTGCGGACTCTCATACGAAGGTTCAATAACAAAGCAGGTTCCTGTGTTCCTGAAAATCATAATTATTGTATTAATCGGACATTACATTTGGATGACTCTGCTTTACACAATCGCAGGATTGTATTCTAAGAAGAACCCGATTGAAGTAATCAGACATTACGGTCCTGCATACCTGACATCAATTGGAACAATGTCATCTGCTGCCACACTCGCAGTTGCACTCCAGTGTGCCGGCAAATCAAAGGTTTTGAGAAAGGACATGGTCTCTTTTGGAATTCCTTTGTTTGCAAATATACATTTATGTGGCTCAGTGCTGACAGAGGTATTTTTCTGCATGACTGTATCAAAGATTTTGTATGGCACTATTCCATCAGCCGGAACTATGATTCTGTTCTGTGTGCTTCTCGGAATATTTGCAATCGGCGCACCTGGCGTACCTGGCGGAACAGTTATGGCTTCGCTCGGACTTATTACCGGCGTGCTTGGATTTAACGACACTGGAACTGCCCTTATGCTTACAATATTTGCACTTCAGGACAGCTTCGGAACAGCCTGCAATGTAACAGGCGACGGTGCGCTCACACTTATCCTGACTGGATATGCAGAGCGCCACGGCATCAAAGAAGGTACTGACAATTAA